The window CAATTGAAAAAGTTCCGTTAATTGACAGCGACCTGCTGAAATCGGGAGCATTGTATTATGAGTATAAAACTGATGATTCAAGATTAACCATAGAAGTTTTAAAAAAAGCAACGGAATTCGGTGCTAATTTATTGAACTATGCCAAAGTAGATTCTTTTATTTATGAAAAGAATAAAGTTATCGGTGTTACATTTACGGATGTTATTTCAAATAAAAAATACAAAGTGTTTGCAAAAAACATTGTTAATGCCACAGGGCCGTGGGTTGATAAATTACGAGGCAAGGATAGTTCGTTAAAGGGAAAGAGAATACATCACACAAAAGGAATTCATATTGTTATTGAGAAGAAAAAATTTCCTTTAAATCATGCAATTTATTTTGATACAGGAGATAAAAGAATGGTGTTTGCAATTCCGAGAGAAGATATTATTTATATAGGAACAACTGATACTGACTATAGTGAAGGGCTTGAAAATCCGACAATTACAAAAAAAGATGTTGGATATTTATTAAAAAACGTAAACAGAATTGCACCGAAGGCAAATATTAAATATGAGGATGTACAATCGGCATGGTCGGGTTTAAGACCTTTGATACACGAGGAAGGGAAAGACCCTTCGGAATTATCAAGAAAAGATGAAATTTTTCATTCGGATACCGGCTTAATATCAATTGCAGGAGGAAAGCTGACAGGATATCGAATAATGGCAAAAAACATTGTTAAAATTGTTGCAAAACGTTTGGCAAAATTTGAAAACAGAGAATTTGTAAAATGTCAAACAAAAAACATGAGATTATCGGGAGGCGAATTTCCTTTTTACCCTGAAAAACACAAGCTTATTGAATATGCCGACATGAAATATGATGAAGCAAAGCAAACAGGAATATCAACGTCAAATTTCAAAACTTTGTTTTACCGATACGGAACAAATATTGATTATGTTACAAATAAGGCTTATGATTATTATAATGAATGCAAAGACACAAAAATTGCTTGGTTAAAAGCCGAAATTTGGTATTGTGTTAATTTTGAAGCAGCAACTTCACTTGCCGATTTTTTTATAAGACGAACAGGTATGATTTTCTTCTATATAAAAGAGATTTACCCGATATTGGACGAAACGGCAAATTTTATGTCCGAACTTTTGGACTGGAATAAAGAAACAAAACAAAAATATATTAACGAATTTAATGATGAC of the Bacteroidales bacterium genome contains:
- a CDS encoding glycerol-3-phosphate dehydrogenase/oxidase gives rise to the protein MKLSLKNRDFQIKQLLENKSDLLIIGGGITGAGIALDASSRGIKTGLLEMQDFAAGTSSRSTKLVHGGLRYLEHLELGLVREVGREREIVHTNAAHIVIPEKMILPIIEDGNLGEFTTSIALYVYDYLAGVKKEENRRMLSRKETIEKVPLIDSDLLKSGALYYEYKTDDSRLTIEVLKKATEFGANLLNYAKVDSFIYEKNKVIGVTFTDVISNKKYKVFAKNIVNATGPWVDKLRGKDSSLKGKRIHHTKGIHIVIEKKKFPLNHAIYFDTGDKRMVFAIPREDIIYIGTTDTDYSEGLENPTITKKDVGYLLKNVNRIAPKANIKYEDVQSAWSGLRPLIHEEGKDPSELSRKDEIFHSDTGLISIAGGKLTGYRIMAKNIVKIVAKRLAKFENREFVKCQTKNMRLSGGEFPFYPEKHKLIEYADMKYDEAKQTGISTSNFKTLFYRYGTNIDYVTNKAYDYYNECKDTKIAWLKAEIWYCVNFEAATSLADFFIRRTGMIFFYIKEIYPILDETANFMSELLDWNKETKQKYINEFNDDLKRATVFE